Proteins co-encoded in one Rhodococcus sp. PAMC28707 genomic window:
- a CDS encoding deoxyribonuclease IV produces MRIGAHVRDSADPIGSAESFGVDLVQLFLTDPQKWNKLEPHPQGEDLKAGNIDVVVHSSYVLNVASLNNRIRIPSRKAVIEQSAAAAEIGAIGLVVHGGHVRDGEDATKGVENWRKLFERQEDVGGFGVPVFIENTAGGDFAMARHFDDIARLWDAVGEFGAGFCLDTCHAWAGGEELIGVVDRIKAITGRIDLVHLNNSRDEFGSARDRHANLADGTIDADVLVAVAEAADAPVILETPADGLAEDVRFLKSL; encoded by the coding sequence ATGCGAATCGGGGCACACGTCCGCGACTCCGCCGACCCGATCGGTTCCGCGGAGAGTTTCGGCGTCGATCTGGTTCAGCTTTTTCTCACCGATCCGCAGAAGTGGAACAAGCTCGAGCCCCACCCCCAGGGCGAGGACTTGAAAGCCGGCAACATCGACGTCGTCGTGCATTCGTCGTATGTCCTGAACGTGGCGAGCCTGAACAATCGGATCAGGATTCCTTCGCGTAAGGCTGTGATCGAGCAATCTGCGGCCGCTGCCGAGATCGGCGCGATCGGTCTGGTCGTACACGGCGGTCACGTGCGTGATGGCGAGGACGCCACGAAGGGCGTCGAGAACTGGCGCAAGTTGTTCGAGCGCCAGGAGGATGTGGGGGGCTTCGGCGTGCCGGTCTTCATCGAGAACACAGCGGGCGGAGATTTCGCCATGGCTCGCCACTTCGACGACATTGCGCGGCTGTGGGACGCCGTCGGCGAATTCGGTGCCGGTTTCTGTCTCGATACCTGCCACGCTTGGGCGGGAGGCGAAGAACTCATCGGCGTCGTGGATCGAATCAAAGCCATCACGGGCCGAATAGACCTGGTGCACCTCAATAATTCGCGCGACGAGTTCGGCTCTGCGCGCGACCGGCATGCCAACCTCGCCGACGGAACGATCGATGCCGACGTGTTGGTCGCGGTCGCCGAGGCAGCAGATGCTCCGGTGATCCTCGAAACGCCCGCCGACGGACTGGCCGAGGACGTTCGATTTCTGAAAAGCCTCTAG
- a CDS encoding FtsX-like permease family protein produces the protein MAANPMRKVSLRNLAAHKVRLALTVLSVVLGTAFVAGSFVFTDTLQRTFSSIFSDTAAGADVRVSAEEAGSSGVPTQDAAAIEALPNVAAVMPYVGGQIVVLDKSGATVQSGGAPTIGEAYIPDEQRLGAKEEFLSGAAPTAPGEVAINEGGAERSGLTVGDSTQVLIPSKGTVDVTVTGIYDTATESGGYIGVQFLQSQANELFSDGSHVQYYDVAGNDLAAKGMTQADLREEVAAALPDAKVQTADEVRAEAQDTIESALSFVNYFLLAFGGIALLVGTFIIYNTFSMIVAQRVRELALLRAIGASRSQVSRSVVFEALIVGIIGSALGFAGGVGLAYGLRALLNAFDVGLPSGALALEPRTVFVAFLVGIVVTVLSAYAPARRAAKIPPIAAMREEFASAGDSLRVRTIIGIVIGALGAAALVVGAQSTGGAAAGTVGVGAVAVIIAVALAAPSLSRPIVGALGSVLTRPFGAIGRLARTNSVRNPRRTAATAFALMLGLMLVSVIGVLGASAKASVDALVDTGIEADYILSGPQAIGVPVGAGQAARNTPGVDRVAILHPVRVNISGEPTFGVALDGSPDGLFDRKVVEGDPELSGNSIAVSQSASSEKNWQLGTVVDLDSFDGVRVPVTVTSIYEDSPLVGDWLVSESVYEQVTPSIVRSDIVVLVGAAAGTDLDVLRSDLEASTKPFVVVQVQDRDQFKGSQSQQIDTLLAVLYGLLALAVVIAILGIINTLALSVVERRREIGMLRAVGMQRAQVRRTIYLESLLIALFGAIVGLVLGIVFGWGFVRTLRDEGLGVVTVPWGQVIGMLIGSAIVGVGAALWPAARAARTRPLEAIADA, from the coding sequence ATGGCCGCCAATCCCATGCGCAAGGTTTCACTGAGAAATCTTGCCGCACACAAAGTTCGTCTTGCACTCACTGTCCTGTCCGTCGTACTCGGAACGGCCTTCGTCGCAGGTTCGTTCGTGTTCACCGATACCTTGCAGCGCACGTTCTCCTCGATCTTCTCCGACACCGCGGCAGGTGCGGATGTTCGGGTCAGTGCGGAAGAAGCCGGCTCGAGCGGAGTCCCCACCCAGGATGCCGCGGCCATAGAGGCCCTCCCGAACGTGGCCGCGGTGATGCCCTACGTCGGTGGACAGATCGTCGTTCTCGACAAGTCCGGGGCGACAGTTCAGTCCGGCGGTGCGCCCACCATCGGGGAGGCCTACATCCCCGACGAGCAGCGACTCGGAGCAAAAGAAGAGTTTCTCTCCGGCGCCGCGCCCACGGCCCCCGGTGAAGTCGCAATCAACGAGGGTGGCGCAGAGAGATCCGGCCTCACCGTCGGGGACTCGACTCAGGTCCTCATCCCATCCAAAGGCACGGTCGATGTCACGGTGACCGGAATCTACGACACCGCGACCGAATCCGGCGGTTATATCGGAGTCCAGTTCCTGCAGAGCCAAGCGAACGAGCTTTTCTCGGACGGCTCGCATGTCCAGTACTACGACGTCGCTGGTAACGATCTCGCGGCAAAGGGCATGACGCAGGCCGATCTACGCGAAGAGGTCGCCGCCGCGCTACCGGATGCCAAGGTTCAGACAGCAGACGAGGTACGCGCCGAGGCCCAGGACACGATCGAATCCGCGTTGTCCTTCGTGAACTACTTCTTGCTGGCGTTCGGCGGCATCGCCCTACTCGTCGGCACATTCATCATCTACAACACGTTTTCGATGATCGTGGCGCAGCGAGTCCGCGAACTCGCATTGCTCCGTGCCATCGGCGCAAGCCGCAGCCAGGTCAGCCGCTCGGTGGTGTTCGAAGCGCTCATCGTCGGAATCATCGGTAGCGCACTGGGGTTCGCCGGCGGCGTAGGGCTCGCCTACGGCCTGCGTGCTCTGCTCAATGCCTTCGACGTCGGATTGCCATCGGGCGCACTCGCTCTCGAACCGAGAACCGTCTTCGTCGCCTTCCTCGTCGGGATCGTCGTGACGGTACTGAGCGCCTACGCGCCGGCCCGTCGTGCCGCCAAGATCCCACCGATCGCGGCCATGCGAGAAGAGTTCGCCTCTGCGGGTGACAGTCTTCGCGTGCGGACGATCATCGGGATCGTGATCGGCGCGCTCGGCGCGGCTGCACTGGTCGTGGGCGCACAATCGACAGGTGGAGCCGCTGCCGGCACCGTCGGAGTCGGAGCCGTTGCCGTCATCATCGCCGTCGCGCTGGCCGCTCCGTCACTCTCGCGGCCGATAGTCGGCGCATTGGGATCGGTGCTCACTCGGCCCTTCGGTGCGATCGGTCGTCTCGCACGGACCAACTCGGTCCGCAACCCCCGCCGCACGGCAGCAACTGCCTTCGCTCTGATGCTCGGTCTGATGCTCGTGTCCGTCATCGGCGTACTCGGTGCGTCGGCGAAAGCCAGTGTGGACGCTCTCGTCGACACTGGGATCGAGGCGGACTACATCCTGAGCGGACCTCAAGCCATCGGTGTTCCGGTCGGGGCAGGACAAGCCGCCCGTAACACCCCCGGGGTGGACAGGGTCGCAATACTGCACCCGGTACGGGTGAACATCTCCGGTGAACCCACCTTCGGGGTTGCCCTCGACGGAAGTCCCGACGGCCTGTTCGATCGAAAAGTTGTCGAGGGCGATCCAGAACTCTCCGGCAACAGCATCGCGGTCTCGCAGTCGGCGTCCAGCGAGAAGAACTGGCAGCTGGGAACCGTGGTGGACTTGGACTCGTTCGACGGTGTGCGCGTCCCGGTGACCGTGACCAGTATCTACGAGGACAGCCCTTTGGTAGGTGACTGGCTCGTATCCGAGAGCGTCTACGAGCAGGTGACGCCGAGCATCGTGCGCTCGGACATCGTGGTTCTCGTCGGTGCAGCCGCGGGTACCGATCTCGATGTCCTCCGCAGCGACCTCGAGGCGTCGACGAAGCCGTTCGTCGTCGTACAGGTACAGGATCGCGACCAGTTCAAGGGCAGCCAGAGCCAACAGATCGATACTCTGCTCGCAGTTCTCTACGGGCTCCTCGCGTTGGCAGTCGTGATCGCGATCCTCGGCATCATCAACACACTCGCTCTCTCCGTGGTCGAACGCCGTCGAGAGATCGGGATGTTGCGGGCTGTGGGGATGCAGCGTGCCCAGGTGCGTCGCACCATCTATCTCGAGTCCCTTTTGATAGCGCTGTTCGGTGCCATCGTCGGGCTGGTCCTGGGAATAGTGTTCGGCTGGGGTTTCGTGCGGACGCTTCGCGACGAAGGCCTCGGCGTCGTGACGGTTCCGTGGGGGCAGGTCATCGGGATGCTGATCGGGTCGGCGATCGTCGGAGTCGGTGCGGCCCTCTGGCCTGCTGCCAGAGCTGCGCGCACGCGCCCGTTGGAGGCCATTGCCGACGCCTGA
- a CDS encoding multidrug effflux MFS transporter, with protein MVRTEPTSSERLRVILVLGALIALGPLTIDMYLPALPAIVDDLNSSSAAVQLTLTGTLIGLALGQLVIGPLSDIVGRRLPLIAGTAVHVVASLLCVLAPNVAVLGLFRGLQGLGAAAAAVVAMAVVRDLFTGRAAATVLSRLMLVMGVAPVLAPSLGGAVLLAGSWRWVFGVLAVLGVALFVLAVFSLRESLPPERRRSRGIMPVVRTYGSLLRDGQFVVLVLVAALAMSALFAYVAGSSFVLQEQFELDEQQFAVVFALGAIALIGASQLNVVLLAHFTPVRIVISALSAGVLAAAVMTVLAVGDVGGIIGFLVPLWFVLGAVGFVMPNAPALALSRHGEAAGTAAALLGAAQFGSGAIVAPVVGVLGNDAVAVSVTMVGVSAIALLALIAVTAKTPTETTHTVTTTSKV; from the coding sequence GTGGTCCGCACCGAGCCGACATCGTCCGAGCGACTGAGGGTCATTCTCGTTCTCGGTGCGCTCATCGCGCTGGGCCCACTGACCATCGACATGTACCTACCCGCACTGCCGGCGATCGTCGACGATCTGAACTCGTCCTCGGCCGCAGTGCAGCTCACGCTGACCGGAACACTGATCGGATTGGCCCTCGGCCAGCTCGTCATCGGTCCACTGTCCGACATCGTCGGCCGTCGACTGCCACTCATCGCCGGCACAGCGGTCCACGTCGTCGCATCACTGCTGTGCGTCCTCGCTCCCAATGTCGCCGTCCTCGGTCTCTTTCGTGGGCTGCAAGGCCTAGGCGCAGCGGCAGCTGCGGTCGTGGCAATGGCCGTCGTACGCGATCTGTTCACCGGTAGAGCCGCCGCAACCGTTCTGTCTCGCCTGATGCTGGTAATGGGGGTTGCGCCGGTCCTGGCGCCGTCGCTGGGTGGGGCGGTTCTTCTTGCCGGCTCGTGGCGCTGGGTGTTCGGTGTCCTTGCCGTGCTCGGTGTGGCTTTGTTCGTGCTCGCTGTGTTCTCACTTCGTGAATCCCTTCCACCGGAGCGGCGTCGCAGTCGCGGCATCATGCCGGTGGTCCGCACCTACGGCAGCCTCCTGCGCGACGGACAGTTCGTCGTACTCGTGCTGGTTGCCGCTCTCGCGATGTCCGCCCTCTTCGCCTATGTCGCAGGTTCGTCGTTCGTGCTCCAGGAACAATTCGAACTCGACGAGCAGCAATTCGCTGTCGTATTCGCGCTCGGTGCGATCGCCCTGATCGGCGCCTCACAGCTCAACGTCGTTCTCCTTGCCCACTTCACACCCGTACGTATCGTGATCAGCGCATTGTCGGCTGGTGTGCTCGCCGCCGCAGTGATGACCGTCCTCGCCGTCGGCGACGTCGGCGGAATAATCGGCTTTCTCGTACCGCTGTGGTTCGTCCTCGGGGCAGTCGGATTCGTCATGCCGAACGCGCCTGCCCTGGCGCTGTCCCGGCACGGTGAAGCCGCGGGAACTGCCGCAGCCCTGCTCGGCGCAGCGCAGTTCGGCTCCGGCGCCATAGTCGCACCGGTCGTCGGTGTTCTCGGCAACGACGCCGTGGCAGTATCGGTCACGATGGTCGGTGTCTCGGCGATTGCGCTCCTCGCGTTGATTGCAGTAACAGCAAAGACCCCGACCGAGACGACCCACACGGTGACGACGACCAGCAAGGTGTGA
- a CDS encoding PrsW family glutamic-type intramembrane protease: MFGFLSQTWFWLFILGWLITVCGGIIGTIQSSENKWWLVLVAFGLIISIYGFLLIFERHLHFSDLPNLRSIAIAGVISGLVGFGISAVVQSWLEPLAKMPLSDQMWLTGLVEESAKLLVPLLLWKIAGDRFRDPRAGMLMVLISGATLGIIEGVFYILPSGEHVHLVMSGIRPLTEIAHPLFTAIAAAIIWLAAYRSTHLFTIAGLGGWALAAALHSLQDGVGAGGSDAPVDYGPMGEVIQTLLLGNALSALYAVGLFLVLRHFARELTPPTALAANSAHWRPQIKQWGVPRNQRSDQK, translated from the coding sequence TTGTTCGGATTCCTCTCCCAAACCTGGTTCTGGCTGTTCATTCTGGGTTGGCTGATCACGGTCTGCGGCGGGATCATCGGCACCATTCAAAGCTCGGAGAACAAATGGTGGCTGGTGCTCGTCGCTTTCGGACTGATCATCAGCATTTACGGCTTCCTTCTGATATTCGAACGTCACCTGCATTTCTCGGACCTACCCAATCTGCGGTCGATCGCCATAGCCGGTGTCATCTCCGGTCTAGTCGGATTTGGCATCTCGGCAGTTGTACAGAGTTGGCTCGAGCCGCTTGCAAAAATGCCCTTGTCGGACCAGATGTGGCTTACCGGACTGGTGGAGGAGTCAGCCAAACTACTGGTTCCTTTACTGCTGTGGAAGATTGCCGGGGACCGTTTCCGTGACCCCCGCGCGGGAATGCTCATGGTGTTGATCAGCGGCGCCACGCTCGGGATCATCGAGGGAGTTTTCTACATCTTGCCTTCGGGCGAGCATGTCCATCTAGTGATGTCGGGGATCCGCCCCCTTACCGAGATCGCGCATCCCCTGTTCACGGCAATAGCGGCCGCGATAATTTGGCTGGCGGCCTATCGATCCACTCACCTGTTCACCATCGCTGGACTGGGCGGCTGGGCATTGGCCGCGGCGCTGCACTCTTTGCAAGATGGAGTCGGTGCCGGGGGATCGGATGCCCCGGTCGACTATGGCCCAATGGGCGAGGTGATCCAGACGCTCCTCTTGGGCAATGCGCTCTCGGCGCTTTATGCGGTGGGGCTGTTCTTGGTGCTGCGACACTTTGCGCGCGAGCTCACACCACCGACTGCGCTGGCCGCGAACTCAGCGCACTGGCGACCTCAAATCAAGCAGTGGGGCGTTCCCCGCAACCAGCGGTCGGATCAGAAGTAA
- a CDS encoding aldo/keto reductase has product MVAIGHSNLDIFPLALGGNTFGWTSDESASFEILDAFTAGGGNFIDTADSYSAFVDGNSGGESETIIGSWTAARGNRDDVVIATKVSQHPEFKGLTPKNIAAAAEASLKRLQSDHIDVYFAHTDSGDAPLVDTLAAFDSLIEDGKVRYVAISNFSADRVEEWLKVARENNFAAPIALQPHYNLVTRDAYESDLAPLAADNDLGVFPYFSLASGFLTGKYRVRKDLEGGQPRKRLATGYFTDKGLEVVDALSEIAFAHEEEIATVALAWLLHQPTVTAPIASASTISQLPALMAAPTLSLSTEELARLDATSAAVSA; this is encoded by the coding sequence GTGGTAGCAATCGGACATTCGAACCTCGACATCTTTCCGCTGGCTCTCGGTGGCAACACTTTCGGCTGGACCAGTGATGAAAGCGCATCCTTCGAGATTCTCGACGCGTTCACCGCCGGTGGCGGAAATTTCATCGACACGGCCGACTCGTACTCCGCGTTCGTCGACGGCAACTCCGGTGGCGAATCCGAAACCATCATCGGAAGCTGGACCGCTGCCCGCGGCAACCGTGACGACGTCGTCATCGCAACCAAGGTCAGCCAGCATCCCGAGTTCAAGGGACTGACACCGAAGAACATCGCCGCCGCGGCCGAGGCGTCGTTGAAGCGGTTGCAGAGCGACCACATCGACGTCTACTTCGCCCATACCGATTCCGGCGATGCCCCACTCGTCGACACGCTCGCAGCGTTCGATTCGCTGATCGAAGACGGCAAGGTCCGGTACGTCGCGATCTCCAATTTCTCGGCCGATCGCGTCGAGGAGTGGTTGAAGGTCGCACGCGAGAATAATTTCGCAGCACCGATTGCTCTGCAGCCGCACTACAACCTGGTCACCAGGGACGCGTACGAATCCGACCTTGCCCCACTCGCCGCCGATAACGATCTCGGGGTCTTTCCGTACTTCTCTTTGGCGTCGGGGTTTCTTACCGGCAAATACCGCGTGCGCAAGGATTTAGAGGGTGGCCAGCCCCGGAAGCGGCTCGCGACGGGCTACTTCACCGACAAGGGACTCGAGGTCGTCGATGCGTTGAGCGAGATCGCCTTCGCTCACGAGGAAGAGATCGCCACCGTCGCGCTCGCGTGGCTGCTGCATCAGCCGACTGTCACGGCACCTATCGCGAGCGCCAGCACAATCTCTCAGCTGCCCGCGTTGATGGCCGCCCCGACGCTGTCCTTGTCGACGGAGGAGCTTGCACGGCTCGACGCGACGTCGGCTGCTGTGTCCGCGTAG
- a CDS encoding ribonuclease H, with protein MIIVSTDGSCLRNPGGAIGWAWVDHTGPSDSGGEPSGTNQIAELRALLEAILAHPGDEPLSIESDSQYAIKCASEWLPGWKRKGWITSSGSPVSNIELIKSIDVAITERTGPVRFRWVRGHVGNHFNEAADALAGEAARAVAASGAVATPSKAAPAKAVPAKAAPAKVAPSAAKPRSKAAEPVDEVATLF; from the coding sequence GTGATCATTGTGAGTACGGATGGCTCGTGTCTGCGTAATCCGGGAGGCGCAATCGGGTGGGCTTGGGTCGATCACACCGGTCCCAGCGACTCCGGCGGCGAACCGTCGGGAACCAATCAGATCGCCGAGTTACGGGCTCTCCTCGAAGCAATCCTCGCCCATCCGGGCGATGAGCCGTTGTCCATCGAGTCGGACTCGCAGTACGCCATCAAGTGCGCATCCGAATGGCTTCCCGGTTGGAAGCGCAAAGGGTGGATAACCTCCTCCGGTTCCCCGGTCAGCAACATCGAACTCATCAAAAGCATCGATGTCGCGATCACCGAGCGCACCGGGCCGGTCCGGTTCCGTTGGGTACGCGGACACGTAGGGAATCATTTCAACGAAGCCGCCGACGCACTGGCCGGTGAAGCTGCGCGCGCCGTCGCCGCTTCCGGAGCAGTTGCGACGCCCTCGAAAGCTGCGCCTGCGAAGGCTGTACCCGCGAAGGCTGCGCCTGCAAAGGTTGCACCGAGTGCTGCGAAGCCCCGGAGTAAGGCCGCCGAGCCGGTCGACGAAGTAGCGACGCTCTTCTAG
- a CDS encoding acryloyl-CoA reductase, producing the protein MSNSVPVSFKALVARESDGIVLAPEPVNESFLSTHADRSGVVTIAVENSSVNFKDALAITAKGGVVRGYPIIPGIDIAGTVVDSTSSDFTVGQSVVAHGYDIGTAQHGGYSEFARVPADWVVPPTTLSTREAAAIGTAGFTAALFVCALLDRGITPSDGPVLVTGASGGVGTVSVDLLAGAGFEVHASTGKKEAAALLTSLGASTVMGRIPDDPDAQPRPLGRAEWAAGVDCVGGATLAHLLSTTRYGGAVAASGLTGGTRLPTTVLPFILRGITLLGIDSVQLPIERRRAIWQQLETDMRPRHLAALTTEIPVTDVQSALDKIREGQITGRTVVSVAGRF; encoded by the coding sequence GTGAGCAACTCCGTGCCCGTGTCCTTCAAAGCTCTTGTCGCCCGGGAATCCGACGGGATCGTGCTCGCTCCGGAACCGGTGAACGAGTCGTTTCTATCGACGCACGCCGACCGATCGGGTGTTGTCACCATCGCTGTGGAGAATTCGTCCGTCAACTTCAAGGACGCTTTGGCGATCACCGCGAAAGGTGGCGTCGTACGCGGATATCCGATCATTCCCGGAATCGATATCGCGGGAACCGTCGTCGATTCCACGAGCAGTGACTTCACTGTCGGGCAATCCGTGGTTGCTCACGGGTACGACATCGGCACCGCGCAACATGGTGGTTACTCCGAATTTGCTCGCGTACCGGCAGATTGGGTCGTACCTCCGACTACATTGTCCACGCGTGAGGCGGCCGCGATCGGAACAGCTGGATTCACGGCAGCTTTGTTCGTCTGCGCCCTGCTCGATCGAGGCATCACGCCGTCGGACGGCCCGGTTCTGGTCACCGGCGCAAGTGGCGGCGTGGGGACTGTCAGTGTGGATCTGTTGGCGGGAGCCGGATTCGAAGTTCATGCATCGACTGGAAAGAAAGAGGCGGCCGCATTGCTGACCAGCCTCGGTGCGTCCACGGTTATGGGGCGAATTCCGGATGATCCGGACGCGCAGCCGCGGCCGCTGGGGCGTGCAGAGTGGGCCGCAGGGGTGGACTGCGTCGGTGGCGCGACGCTCGCCCATCTCCTGAGCACGACGCGTTATGGGGGCGCTGTGGCTGCGAGCGGTTTGACCGGAGGAACTCGACTCCCGACGACTGTGCTCCCGTTCATCCTGCGAGGTATCACACTGCTCGGCATCGACTCGGTGCAGTTGCCGATCGAGCGCAGGCGGGCAATCTGGCAGCAACTCGAAACCGACATGCGTCCGAGACACCTCGCTGCACTCACGACGGAGATTCCCGTCACCGACGTCCAATCCGCTCTCGACAAGATCAGAGAGGGACAGATCACCGGTCGAACCGTCGTTTCGGTCGCCGGTAGGTTCTGA
- a CDS encoding ABC transporter ATP-binding protein has product MTDIAASAIALTKTYGSGDTQVHALREVSVEFARGEFTAIMGPSGSGKSTLMHCLAGLDSATSGTVTIGDTELTDLSDKQMTGLRRDRIGFVFQSFNLVPTLTALENITLPLDIAGRTPDKEWLDTVVSKLGIGDRLDHRPSELSGGQQQRVACARALAGRPDIVFGDEPTGNLDSRSSGEVLSILRAAADDFDQTVVIVTHDPRAASYADRVVFLADGAVIDQLANPTAETVLDRMKQLETV; this is encoded by the coding sequence ATGACTGATATCGCCGCCAGCGCGATCGCCCTGACCAAAACCTACGGCTCCGGGGATACCCAAGTCCACGCTCTGCGCGAGGTGAGCGTGGAGTTCGCGCGCGGCGAGTTCACAGCAATCATGGGCCCCTCCGGTTCGGGAAAATCGACACTGATGCACTGCCTTGCGGGCCTGGACTCCGCAACGTCGGGGACCGTGACGATCGGTGACACCGAACTGACCGACCTGTCCGACAAGCAGATGACCGGATTGCGCAGAGACCGAATCGGTTTCGTGTTCCAGTCGTTCAACCTCGTCCCCACCCTGACGGCACTGGAGAACATCACCCTTCCGCTCGACATCGCCGGCCGCACGCCGGACAAGGAATGGTTGGACACCGTGGTGAGCAAGCTCGGGATCGGCGATCGCCTCGATCATCGCCCGAGCGAACTGTCAGGAGGACAACAGCAGCGCGTCGCCTGCGCGCGAGCACTCGCAGGCCGACCCGACATCGTCTTCGGCGACGAGCCGACCGGCAACTTGGACTCGCGTTCCTCCGGCGAAGTGTTGAGCATTCTGCGCGCCGCGGCCGACGACTTCGACCAGACGGTAGTGATCGTCACCCACGATCCGCGCGCAGCAAGCTACGCGGACCGCGTCGTGTTCCTGGCCGACGGCGCTGTCATCGATCAACTCGCGAATCCGACAGCCGAGACAGTCCTCGACCGCATGAAGCAGTTGGAGACGGTCTGA
- a CDS encoding DNA-3-methyladenine glycosylase gives MDVAMTLSPLRRGKGDPTFERDSTGSVWRTSRLKTGLLTYRLTQISRFSVRSEAWGPGAAEFTGMLPALLGIGDDASDFAPEHPTLIQAHREFPHLRLGRTGLVMEALVPAILEQRVHGISAFASWRRLVTKFGERAPGPTPKPMFVPPAAEVWRMIPSWEFHLANVDPARSKAIVRCAQSAGRLEETATMSAADATRRLRAIPGVGVWTAAEVAQRAFGDPDALSVGDYHLAAVVGWSLLGRPLDDAGMVEYLEPLAPHRFRAVRLLAVSGKAVKPKFGPRTPLVDHTGH, from the coding sequence ATGGACGTGGCGATGACGCTCTCCCCGCTTCGTCGAGGCAAAGGTGACCCCACTTTCGAGCGCGACTCAACGGGTTCGGTGTGGCGAACCTCACGTCTGAAAACAGGCCTTCTCACCTACCGCTTGACGCAAATTTCTCGGTTCAGCGTTCGAAGCGAAGCCTGGGGACCCGGCGCTGCAGAGTTCACGGGCATGCTGCCCGCCCTGCTGGGCATCGGCGACGACGCGTCCGATTTCGCGCCCGAGCATCCGACGCTGATTCAGGCGCATCGGGAGTTTCCACACCTCCGACTCGGCCGCACCGGCCTCGTCATGGAAGCGTTGGTGCCAGCCATTCTGGAACAGCGTGTGCACGGGATTTCCGCATTCGCGTCTTGGCGCCGACTCGTCACCAAGTTCGGCGAGCGCGCCCCTGGGCCGACGCCGAAGCCGATGTTCGTGCCACCCGCGGCGGAGGTGTGGCGCATGATCCCGTCGTGGGAGTTTCATCTGGCGAATGTAGATCCGGCCAGGTCCAAGGCCATAGTTCGCTGCGCCCAGTCGGCAGGCAGGCTCGAGGAGACTGCGACGATGTCCGCGGCGGACGCGACGCGTCGGCTGCGGGCGATTCCGGGGGTCGGCGTCTGGACCGCCGCCGAGGTCGCGCAACGCGCATTCGGAGATCCCGACGCGTTGTCCGTGGGTGACTATCACTTGGCTGCCGTCGTGGGTTGGTCGTTGCTGGGACGCCCCCTCGACGATGCCGGCATGGTCGAGTACCTCGAACCTCTTGCACCACACAGGTTTCGGGCGGTGCGCCTTCTTGCAGTGAGCGGCAAGGCCGTCAAACCGAAGTTCGGACCTCGCACGCCGCTCGTCGACCACACCGGCCACTGA
- a CDS encoding DUF309 domain-containing protein, with protein MPERERDANGKPLNARPRDGLGRPLARDAIGVERIPEDLRLAPHESIAKAQRLLDADMPFHAHEILEGTWKDSPEPEQMLWQGLAQLAVGLTHLLRGNAVGARSLLEQGHDRILGYEVDPPYGLDVAGLLVWSQKLLDRLNDGELPPSPSAPRLLG; from the coding sequence ATGCCGGAACGAGAACGCGATGCCAACGGTAAACCGCTGAATGCACGCCCCCGCGACGGTTTGGGACGGCCGCTCGCGCGCGATGCAATCGGTGTCGAACGGATCCCAGAGGACCTCAGGCTTGCGCCGCACGAGTCCATCGCGAAAGCACAACGATTACTCGATGCCGACATGCCCTTCCATGCCCACGAGATTCTCGAAGGAACGTGGAAGGACTCACCGGAACCGGAGCAGATGCTCTGGCAGGGCCTCGCTCAGCTCGCTGTAGGCCTGACGCACCTCCTACGTGGTAATGCCGTAGGGGCACGATCACTACTCGAACAAGGCCACGACCGAATCCTCGGTTACGAGGTCGATCCGCCGTACGGACTCGATGTGGCCGGACTTCTGGTGTGGTCGCAAAAGCTTCTGGATCGGCTGAACGACGGGGAGCTTCCGCCGTCACCTTCGGCTCCTCGGCTTCTGGGCTGA